A genomic window from Candidatus Kouleothrix ribensis includes:
- a CDS encoding Flp family type IVb pilin, whose product MLRSFFAKEEGQGLVEYALILVLIAIVVIGVLTLLGGKVSQVFSSINSAMK is encoded by the coding sequence ATGCTTCGCAGTTTCTTCGCCAAGGAAGAGGGTCAGGGTCTGGTTGAGTACGCGCTGATCCTGGTGCTGATCGCCATCGTCGTCATCGGTGTCCTGACACTGCTCGGCGGCAAGGTCAGCCAGGTCTTCAGCTCGATCAACAGCGCAATGAAGTAA